The region acaagtgagtaccctgtcactctcttcagacaccagaagagggcatcagattgtgttgcagatggttgtgagccaccacatcattgctgggatttgaactcaggccctttggaagagcaatcagtgctcttaaccgctgagccatctctccagccggttctcaagcttcctaatgctgtaaccctttaatgcagttcctcatgctgtggtgacccaccCCCCAACCATGcaattattctcattgctactttgtaactataattttgctactgttacagaTCGAActataaacatctgtgttttctgacccTGTGAAAGGATGGAGAACAGCTGCtctgatttgaatgagaaatgttccccacaggctcgtgtgtttgaacacttagtgcccagctggtggcgctgtttgggggTTATGGAACCTTTGAAGGTACAGCCTTGCTAGAGGAACCACATGACTGGGGAAGCGGGGGCTTTGATAGTTTACAGCTTAGACTTCCAATTTGCTCTCTGCTTGCCTTGTACAGTTGAGAGGTTATCTCTCGGCTTACTCTGACTGCCTCTGGCATCAAAATAAGCTTTCTTCTGGAAGCAGCTTTTGATCGTGGTGTtttaaatcacagcaacagagaagtatcTGGTAGAAGTCTCCACAGAAGACCCACGATAAGAATTCACAGCTCAGTGTCTTGTGGGGAGGCCCCAGAGAGACAATGGATTTGtagtggttaattttttttttgttttgttctgtttttcaagacagggtttctctgtgtagccttggctgtcttggactcCCTTtgtactttgtagaccaggctggcctcaaactctgatatctgcttgcctctgtctctgaagtgctaggattaaagacaggCACCATCATGCTGGGCTTTTGCTGGCTAgctttatatcaacttgacataagctagagttatttgaaaggaagaaacttcaactgagaaGATTCCTTCAgaagatctggctgtaaggcattttcttaattagtcattgatgtgggagggcccagcccattgtgggtaggaCCACTCCTGGCCtagtggttctgggttctgtaagaaagcaggctgagcaagccagtaagcagcactcctccatggcctctgcatcagcttctgcttcctgcctcctgttctgtcctgacttctttcggTGATGGAATGTGATGTGAAAGTGTAAACCGAATAAACCTCTTCACCCACATCTTGCTTTTAATGGAGGAGTTTCaccacagtaatagaaaccccaGTTAGGGCAGGATATCTACATGAGACTTCCAGGCTAAACTTCACTGAAGGACAGAAGCCTGTCTCCTCCATTTAAAGAGCCCCAAAACCTGATGCTGAGCACAAAGTCCGGCACACCAATGGCAGCAGCAACCCTGGAGGTGTCCTCTACTCTATCTACCACCAAGGTAGCCAGATTCTAGAGTCAGAAAGGCATGTCCTGGCCTGAAGATACGGCTCAGTTGACGAAGGGCtcacccagcatgcacaaagccctggattcaatccctagcATTGCACAGACCGAGTATGCCAATTTGCaattccaacacttggaaggcagaggtaagtgaatcgggagttcaaggtcagcctgggctacaggagacccaattagagacagacagacaaacacacagtcCCACAAAGAAAGACTGTGCTTTTACTAAttcagggaaaagagagaaagggccaTAGCTGATGCCTATCTAgagctaggagagagagagagagagagagagagagagagagagagagagagagagagagagagagagagaatgtagagagccagcaagagagagagggagaggggactggCTCTGGCACAGCAGACAGCACAGTAGGAGGTACAGGGTCTCTGCAGTTCTCACATCCCAGAGTGTACACTAGATAAGGCAACTGGGAGGGCGAGAGCACTGGAAAAGCTGAGGAGTTGAGAGCTGAGGCACCAAAGAAGTAGGTGCACCAGGGTCCCCAGAATGTGAGGTGGGCAGTGTCCCAGGACCTGTCAGAGCTTGGTCTGGGGAAAAGGTCCCTGGGCCTCTCTCTGTACCCCAGCACACCCCCACCCTATGACTTAGGTAACCTACGTGGTGAAGCTGTGGTTGTCGTGAGCCTGGCTGTGCTGAATCCCTGGCTTGCCGCCACCACCACTggagccaccactgccaccaccgacgacgctgctgctgttattgtggTTGTGTCCCTTGAGGCCCAAGTAGGCAGCCTGTACGGTCTCCAGGTCCTCGCCTCTCAGCTGGTACCACAGCTGAGCTGTCCTGGAGGAGAGAGTTCAGGATGAAGGGAGAGACAACCGCTTGTCTCCCCACAGCTGTGTACATGCAGAAATACCTCTACACAACCCATCTTGGCTCTGCGTGGCGGTGGCCCACTGACCAGCAGCAGGTCACTACAGGCGTGAGAACGGGACACCTGTGCTGTTCGGATGTTAaaagccgggggtggggggagtgggtgAACTCCAATTAAAAAGCAACTTAGCAAACAAATGTGGAAAGTTCTAGCATGAGCAGCTGACTGCTGAACTCTGCTTGCTGCGATTGCCAcagaacaaatggtgctgctccttaaaaaaaaaaaaaaaaaaaaaaaaaaaaaaaggtttgcttATCCGTTTATTTTTATAGTGCCAAACAGCTAATACAGGGttttagttttttgggtttttttttttcgataaCACTTTTATTTTGTGGTAGGAGGCTCGTGCACCACAgggcacacgtggaggtcagaggacaacttgtgggagtcggttctctccttccactctgtgggttccaggaacagAACATGAGTCATCAGACTTGACGGCAGGACCTTTTACTCACCGAGCTGTCTCACTTGTCTCAACAGCACCCTTAACGGTGAATAACATGGTGAGTTTAAGTGTGCGTTTTAACACAATAAAACAGTGAGAAAGAGGAGTCAATTACTGCCAGGTGTGGGGTATACAGGTGTGGGGGTGCACAGGTGTGGGGCTGCACACCTGGAATCCTAGGACCACATCTGTGATGCCAGTGATGCCTACCTGATGTGTAGCCCATCTGTGGCAGCCCAAAATGCCACCAACCCAACAGGCTGGCATATGTGTATGCAGGTTCACTAAGTGTCCCCTGTGTATGGACAGGGAAATGGTGTAGTGTGGGAAACATTTGCTGTGcaacatgaggacatgagttcatattcctagaactcttttttttttcttttttttcagagctggggaccaaaagcaagcgctctaccactgagctaaatccccaaccccattcttaGAACTCTTACAAGCAGacaagaggtggagacaggactCCTGATAGACACCCAAAGTTGTTCTGTGACTTCAACATTCATACATGATCAactgcatatgcacacagagacagaaagactacatgcctgtacacacacacacacacacacacacacacacacacacacacacacacacagcccagctATAAGCCTCAGAATCCCAGGAGCCACATATCCATGAGAATGTGTACCCATAGATGGACCTGTGGGACACCCAGACACGGCCAGGGTACCTCACAGCCAGGCACACTCTCGGAAGGACGTGAGGCCACTGTACCTGTCAGCACGCCGCTGCTCACTCTTCTGTACACACTTGAGGAGGCAGCAGGTGAGGAAGGCCATGGACATGAGCAGGATGATGGCACAGCTCACAATGGAGGCGATCACTGCCACCTTGAAGCCAAAGGTCTCGTGCGGCGGCACAGCTGCAAGGGAAAAACCACAGCTCCTGGCAGACCTGCTAGGCCCAGAGTCGTTAGGGTGGGGACCACAGGAAGGTCCATTTTGGGGGACATCATTCAGGCTCTAGTGGCTAAGGTAACGATTTGGAAAGAATATGTTTAAAGGGATTTATCAGGGAAGACATTCTCAAGAAGGGGGCATTTCAGCAGGGTTTGGCAGGGTGAGCCAACAGAGGTGGCATCAGCTTTCACATGGCCCATGCAGGCAAACCTCATCAGGGACCTTCTCAGCCCATCTTCCTGAAAGAAGCAAGAATGATGGATGTGGATAACCTTGTACAGGTCAGCTGTGTGACCGCAGCTGTCACTGAGAACATGCTCTATTAGATTCTCCGGATTATTCTGTGAAGAAGATCCCAAGATTATAATTCAagcaagcatatatatatatatatggttcccAGGCCATTTTCAACCGCCCCCAACTCATGCTAACCATCTAGAGTTTAGACTCCAGCTCTCAGACACATGACACGCTCTAGCCAATGGCAGATGAAGGGCTGTGAAATGGGAGACAGCTAAGAATCATCCACAAGATGTAAGGGTGTACCCTTTGTCCCCAGGGGTCTCCTAACCCCATAAGGCTCAATCCTGGGACACCTGACCACCACTTGAATTATGTCCTTGGCAGGTTAGCCCTGCCATTTTCAGTTCTTAGTCTCTCAGAACCTAGTCCTTAGAGATACCCTCAAATCAAGAGATTGATCCAACACAGGATGGTAGAGGAAATACTGCTGTGTATACACGTGCAAGCACCAAGCTATTGGCTGTGCACTAATGTAATATGCCCACCTTCGCTTAGGAAAAGTTCTCACGAGGCCCTAGACAGTCAAGACAGGTTCTACACATACAAGCAGACAACTAGAATATGTGTCTTCCTTTCCTGAGACAGGGGATCCAGGGCTGGAACAATCCTGGCCCTCTGTACTCCCAATTCCTAGAATTCTTGGCACCCAGAACATCCGTCAGGGTTTGCCTGAGGCCTtcatgaaggaaaagaagggtgGGTAAGGAAGTAGGTAGGTTTGTTTCCCCACTTCACAGATGACAGATAACAGAGCGCAAGCTTAGATGGCACTGGTAACCAGTCAGGGGCCAGGGCAGCAGCAAGGGGTTGAAGCTAGCACTGCATCTGTATTCAGACATGAGAACGAACTGGGGAAGAGAACTGTCAATGTGGGCTAGCCTATGGCTGGGGCAGATGAGCTGGGGCAgctcaggaaggaggaggacatACCTTTGCACACAGGGCTTCCTGAAGACCAGTCAGCAGTGCTCCCATTCCAGGCGCAAGTAAGGAGGCCAGACCCCACCATCTGGTGGCCAGAGGGGCAATGGAATATGAGCACAGTCCCCAGTGAAGTGCCATCTCCACGGACAACTTGCAAGGTGCCTTTAGGGGGTGGATGGAGCTGAGCACATGTGCCTGGAGAGAAAGGGGGCTGTGAGCCTGGGGTGTgggcagcagagggcagagaggcactGCCACATCCTTCCAGGAGGCCCTCCAGAGCTGGGGGCTGACCAGCTCTATATGGTCTGTAAATCTATACGGTCTGAGGATTGTGTTATAACAATAAATGACGATACACAATGATTAgcagagacggagggagggaaagagagaggagagagaaacatgaaAGGTGACCATTCGTTACCTCTTAATAACTGAAAGATAAACATTAACCCAGATGAACAAAATTAGGAAAAGATATCTCAAAAGTAAACGAAGCTCCAATCCCTTTGATTTGCAAAGAGATCTTACCAATGAGAGTTAAACAtgcaatttacttttaaaattgaagtAATGCGTTAGCAAGGACTGCAAGAGATAAAACAGCCAGTAGCTAGGAAAACATCCTTACCACATAGCAAGCCAAGAAGCCTCCACAAGGTGGctaaggtttttatttctttttttaaattaatttatttatttattatatatgagtacactgtagctgttcagacacaccagaagagggcatcagatctcattacagttggttgtgagccaccatgtggttgctgggatttgaactcaggacctttggaagagcagtcagtgctcttaaccactgagccatctctccagccccggtttttatttcttaaattatgcATAtacgtatgtgtgtttgtgtctgtgtgcatgtgagtgcaggcaccCTCGGAGGCCAGAAGGGGCTGATTCTCTAGAGCTGGGCtgcaggctgttgtgagccacccgaAGGATTCTGGGGAACAAGCTCGGGTCCTATAcgagagtagcaagtgctctctTGTTGTTGGTACTCATAGAGGCCAGCTGTGCCCACCTCGCAAGCGCTGGGATCGAAAGTGTGACCCACTTGCAAGTGCTGctaaccacagagtcatctctccagccccaaggtggCTGGGATAGATGAATAAAAACGAGACGTGGTATCCCTctgtggtacagcacttgcctaacaCGTactaaggctctgggttccatcctaaCATGACACAACAAcgaatgatgatgatgagaacCAGTATCCCTTGGGGTAGAAAAGTGACTCCCCAGGTCGTAGTGACAGCCAAGCCTTCTTGGATAAAGTGTGGTGAGTGTGAAGGTAATGTATTACCTTCACCATGATGCTACCTCCATTCCTGTAACAGGATGTTCACCTCAGAGCCTGGCGGAACGGCAAGAAAGTGAAAAACAGTCACATCTCCAGCAAGAAGCACAGATTCACTCATCaaggtaccaaaaaaaaaaaaaaatgctaacacGCAGCCCCAAACTATAGCAAAATGCTATGAAGCAGGGACAGCAATATTGTCCTTAAACAGAGATGCAGAAGGGCCAGGGAAATGCTGGCTCGGTCAGTAAATGCTTGTCatgaaagcatgaagaccagTAACCCAGGTAACTCATTGGCTGTGGGTCACTAGCTGGCAGCCATAATttgaattctgtttgtgtgtttgtttttcgagataggtttctctgtgtagccctggctgtcctgaaactcactctgtagtagaccaggctggcctcaaactcccaagtgctgggctttaAAGGTATGTTGCCACCACCTCTGGCTATAACTTAAACTCTTGATTCCAGAGTCTCGTCTCTCTTCATGGAGCACCGCTGTCTCCATAAACGTCAGGGTTGGACTGAAGGACGCTGCTCTCACAGACAAATCAGACGCCACACTACCCTTCTGCCTTTGCAGTATTCTGGAACATGGGAATTCACTATCTCCGTAGCCAGGGAAGTGAACATGGGATTTTAGGGCTGTGGTAGACATGGCCAGGCAGACGCTGGCCAGCCTCCGGGCTCTTCCCCAGGATGCCAGGCAGCCAACACTTCCCAGTCCTCAATTTAGAGTGACAACTTCTGCATTCTTCTGCAGCTGAGTTAGCAGAGTGGAGGCCCACCCTCACCACCTGCTGCTAGCTTGGTAGCAGATagacagagaggaggcaggagatagCAGTACCCACAGTGGTCCACCAGAACCCACAGGGGTCCACCTGCACAGCGCTTCGCTAAACAAGGACTTCATCAGAAAGGGTCCTGGCTGGTAGGGGTGGCCAGCAGCACAAGTACGTGCCACATAGAACAGCTATGACAGACCAAAGCCTTCCAAGTTGGGCCAGCCCGGGCTGGGGAACCAGAGATTGACATTTGCCCTTATCATGTGGGGACTTCTTACCCTGTGTTTGTTTCATCTTCTACAGATAGAATACCAGGCGGTGTTTCGAGAGGACTGGACGAAATGTCTGTGGCTCATCAAGGAAACCACTGCCGTCCACTTCCCCTAAATACATCTTAGCTGCAGGGCGGGTGGGGCACCTCGACGGTCCCCACTTGGTT is a window of Rattus rattus isolate New Zealand chromosome 14, Rrattus_CSIRO_v1, whole genome shotgun sequence DNA encoding:
- the Susd3 gene encoding sushi domain-containing protein 3 produces the protein MRRVSGTLRGRARPRGRAGNTTPPVPGNQTGTCAQLHPPPKGTLQVVRGDGTSLGTVLIFHCPSGHQMVGSGLLTCAWNGSTADWSSGSPVCKAVPPHETFGFKVAVIASIVSCAIILLMSMAFLTCCLLKCVQKSEQRRADRTAQLWYQLRGEDLETVQAAYLGLKGHNHNNSSSVVGGGSGGSSGGGGKPGIQHSQAHDNHSFTTDLSDIREQPGVPRSVDKDPWIFKMGAPSPGGSSSSPHTYVMVHAMNSAGLAPGNPTRPKAYLPG